The following is a genomic window from Saccopteryx bilineata isolate mSacBil1 chromosome 4, mSacBil1_pri_phased_curated, whole genome shotgun sequence.
GCTTCCCCGCCCTCCCCAAGGCTTTCAGAGTCACTTTTTCAGCTTTGGGTGGGTTCCTCTCAGGTTGCTGACTTGCTTTGTTCCTCCTCTGGGAGGAGATGATCCTGAGGTCCGCTGCATGTCACATGCTGGGGAGGCACCTGTACCACGGCAGAAggccaggaggagagggagaggggacatGTGCCTGTATCTTCCTCTTCTGAGCAGGAAACTGCCGCCAAAGCACCACCCAGTCCCTCATTTCTCATTGGCCTAAATTGTATCACATGCTCTTCCCTGAACCAATCACCTGTAAGGAGTGGGAATACCATGAGACCAACCAGGTGGCCACTCCTGAGCTAGGGGTAGGGCCAGTTTCCCACTGCCACCACGTGGTTGGCCTGAGCTAGATCCGTTCTCTAGGAAAGAGGGAATGTGGGATGCCGGTAGTGTAGACTCTAGAACCTCTGAGTGTTCTCAGTTCTCCAGGGACCCTGTGGCAGGCTCTGGAGGCTGAAGTCTGCTGGTGCTGGCTTCAAACCCTGGCTCTGCCACGTACTTGCAGAGTGGACTTGCgcaacttctctgaacctcagttttctcctgtGGGTTACAGTGGTACTTAAATAACAGGGCTGGCATTGGAATTCActgagataatacatgtaaagtgTATATGACAGGGTCCTGCACATAGTGTTGTTTATGTATCAGTCAGCTTTTGCTATGTAACAAATTTCTGGAAACCGAGTTGAAACAACGGCCCTTTTCTGTAGCTCTTGCTTCTGCAGCTTGGCtcagcggtgggggggggggggtctgggcgGGGCTGGGCAGGTCTCTTCTGGGCCAGCTCATCTCCAGTGGCTTCACCCACAGGTCTCACCTGAGGCAATGGCGGTGACTAAGCCATGTGTCTCTCATCCTCCAGCAGGCTGGTCCAGCCGCGCAGTGTCACCTGTGCCACATTCTATTGgaaaaagcaagtcacatgaccaGGCCAGATTCAGGGTGGGCGGAGCTACAGATGACCGCCAGCCACAGCAACTTAATATTCGGGTGGTCTCACTAATTCCCAGGAAACTGGGGCTCAGGTTGCTGAGTGGCTGGACTCGAGCTCAGACCCGTGTGATGTCGAGGCTGACAGCCTTCCCAGGGCGTGGAGACGTGCGATGCTTCCTTCTGAGCGCGCTGTGCCCCAGGCCGGCCACAGTGGCCTTTGCACTGTTTCAGTGGCTGTCTGTGTATTTCAGGTGCCACCGTGGCAGGAGAGGCCTGGAGGCCAGGAACCAGCCAAGAGCCCGTACGTATATGAACTTCGGCCATGGCCTGTGTGGATTTGGAAGGGGACGGAACTGGGGCAGTGGGCCCCATGCTGAGAGTAGGGTCACTTGGCCCCTCCAtgtctgctttctcttcctcgGCATTCCACACATATCTGGTGACCCTGGGTCTCAGGGAGTGGCAGGAGGAGGCGTGGCCGAGCCCCTGAATTTCCCTAAGTAGGTGTGGCCTGTGCCTAACCCTGTGGGACTGCACAGTCTGGCCTGAGGGAGGCTGGTAGAGTTGACTACCAGGGAAGCTGCTACAGTTGTTAAAACGCTAACTGACATAATTGCATACTGGTTGGCAAATACCGCCATCCCGAACCCTTGAGGACATCACCGTCACCTTGTCCTCCTTCGCTCCTCCCTCTGGGCTTCCTGGGCCTGCCCACAATCCAGCAACTAAAGGGTTTACACCTGACACAGCAGGGGACTCAGGACGATGTCCTAGGACCTCAAAGCCATTCTAGTTGGTCAATACTTATGCGGTATGTTGGTAAGTATTTTAAATACCATCATCCCTGACAAAgacttttccttattttatagacTGAGTTTGTATTAAGAGCTAGGTTGTGTGCTGGTCCCCAGACACCCCAGAAGAAGGCACAGGCCCTGCCTACAAGGAGCCCCAGGGTAGTAGGGGGTAGATGGGGAGATTACTGATCATGAAGTCAGGAGGCATGTCTGCAGTAGGCAGACCTCGTCGGTCCAGGGCGACTTCAGGCtgggttttgaaggatgaataggagttttTCTAGTGAAGAAACTGAACCCTGACCACACTTCTCTTTGCTTGTGCAGACACTGGAAGACTTGTCTCACAAAGCTCCTGCCCTGTTTACTGGAGCCTGGCGTGGAACAGGAAGGCACTTCTTCCAAGGCTGCCAGAAAGGGCCCTTTCCAGGGTCCTGGAAAGCCAGCATGGTGCCCTGTGGAGGTCGGCAGGACAGTCCTCCAGCCAGAGAGCATCAGCGTGGTGAAGTGTGTGGAGCTGTTGGAGGCCCGGGGGGAGagcgaggaggaggaggtggaggaaggtgaAGGGAGCTTCTGCCCATCTCCCGAGAGCAGCGGGGGCGGCTTCCAGGAGAGCAGGGCGGACATCGCAGCCCGGATGACAGAGAGCCTGTTCCTAGACCTTCTTGGGGGTGACAACGGGGGCTTCTGGCCGCAGGGCCCGGGGGAGTCCTGCCTCCTTCCACCTGCAGATAGTGTGAGTGCTCCGATGCCCTGGGCTGAGTTACCAAGTGAGGAGCCCGCGGAGACATCAGTTCAGGCCAGGGGGCAGCCTTTTTACCCAGAGCCGGCCCCTCCCGCCACTCTGACGCAGAGGCAGAGCGCAGCCTGCCGGGCCGTCACAGAGACGCCGGCCGTCATCACAGACAACCCCTCTTACCGCAGCCTCAGCAGCTCCTTGAGCCGGTCCTCGGGTCCCACAGAGCCGGACGCAGACCCAGAGCTGGCCGAGCCCCGGGGGGAAGGGGACCCCGGCACCCTCTCTGCCCCCCAGCCCTCTGAGCCGGAGACCTGGGAGCAGGTCCTGCGCAGGAGCATCCTCCAGCACGGGGCAGCCccggcccccgcccccgccggcgGCTATCGGGAGTTTGTGCGCGCGGTGCAGCAGGGCAGCGCCCCGGGCGCGGGCTCCTCCGGCTTCAGCCCATCTGAAGACGCTGGGTACAGGGCCTTCTCCAGCCTGCTCGCCAGCGGCGACATCTGCCCAGGGCCATCTGGGGCTGAGGTCAGCAGTGGGGAAGGGTCCTACAGGCCCTTCCAGAGCCTCGCTTCTGGCTGCCCTGGGGTCCCTGGCCCCCTGTTCACCTTTGGACTGGACACGGAGCCTCCTCACAGCCCCCAGAACTCACTCCTCCTGGGCAGCTCCCTGGAGTGCCCCGGTCTGGAGCCAGTGGCAAAGGGAGAGGACAGCCAGAAGCCTCTGCTCTCCCTGGAGCAGGCCACAGACCCCCTCAGGGACGACCTGGGCAGTGGCATTGTCTACTCAGCCCTCACCTGCCACCTGTGTGGCCACCTGAAACAGTGTCACGGTCAGGAGGAGCGTGGCGAGGTCCACGTTGTGGCCAGCCCCTGCTGTGGCTGCTGTTGTGGAGACAGGTCCGAGCCCCCAGTGAGCCCCCGGAGGGCCCCAGACCCCCTGCCAGGAGGGGTTCCACTGGAGGCCAGCCTCCCTCCAGCCTCTCTGGCACCCTTCAGTGTCTTAAAGGGGGGGACGTCTTCCCTGTCCTTCCAGCCTGGCCCCAGCAGTGCTCAGAGCTCAAGCCAGACTCCCAAAATGGCAGCGGCCATGCTCTCCACGGGGCCCATGTGCACGAGTGCTCCCTAGTGCGTGCCCTCGTGCTGCTGTGTGCCTCCCAGGCCCGGGAGGGCCTCGCCAGGAAGGCGGCCTGGCTGGCAGACTTCCGAAAGACTCGAGAACCCCGGTGTGAAGTGAGGTTGTCTGACACTGGGGTACAGAGACCGGAcccccctccccctgttctcAACACTGACTAGACTGAAGGGTCAGCACGTGCCATGGGAGGGGAGGGTGCCAGGCAGCTGTGCCCAGAGCAGTCTCCTGCAGGGATCTGGAGGGTCCTGGGCACCTTGGCTTATAAACGAGCCATTGGCCACTTCCTCAGTCCACAGCTTCTCCAGCGTGCTGTCCCTGCCGGGCCCGCCCAAGGCATGCTTTGTCCACCTGGTCACGCGGTTGCCCATGTCTTCCCAGTCCTGGGACTAGCTGCTTGTTGCCAGGTCACTGATGGGATGCTGAGCCTAGAAACTAACTAAGCCTGGGGAGGCCTTGGGCAACTGATGGGAAATTGCGGTCATCTGCCCAGAGGTGCCCATTCATTCAGCAGAGCTTCATTAGGTGGATGCCGGAAGCAGGATCTGGGCTGTGGAGGGGTGCTCAGTGAAGTGGGGGTAACACAAGCACATGAGAAATGgtggtcatggccctggccagttggcttactGGTAGAgagtcaacccagcatgtggatgtcccgggtttgattctggttgcagcgcacaggagaagcgcccatctgcttctctaccctctcctttctctctctctctctcttcctctcctgcagccatggcttgattggttcaagtgcattggccccaggctctgaggatggctccatggagcctctgcctcaggcactaaaaatagttcagttgtgagcatggcctcaggtgGGCAAGCATCttccctagacaggggttgccgggtggatcccggttgggtttTATACAAGAGTCTATCTCCtatcctcttacttggaaaaaatgaaaaaaattaaaaaaaaaaataatggtcacCAAGCAGTGACAGTTTGCCGTTGGATTTCTATACAACCGTAAGGCCGGGGCCCTGGTTAAGTATGGGATCCCCAGAATAAACACGCCCAGCTTGGGGCCGATCCGTGCCCCACGGACACCGTTGCTGTCAGCCATAGAGAGACCGTAGGGAGAGCTTCGCGTCTGTGATCACTGAGCTGGGCGTTCCAGACGCCAACACCAGGCACACTGAGCTGGCACGCTGGCCTGGCCCTGAGGATGAGCAATGTTAGTGTGCCTCTCAAAGACTGTGTCAAACCTGATATTTGTATTTGCTGAGGAAGGGGGAATGACAGGGTggcattttatagaaataaaagttttttcttttcattcattaaacaaacatACTGGCAGGCATCATGGTGACTGCTTTATCTCTATTAACTCACTGAACCCTCCCATCCAGAAGAACTGAAGCCCAAACGGTTAAATAACTTGCTGTCCCTGCTTGGGTTTCCCTGAGACAGGGATTCAAGGAGGTGATGCCAGGAAACCCTGCCTGGGAAGTCGGGCAGCGAGGCGGGGAAGGCAGGCAGGAGGCAATAAAGGTGTGTTATCAAACAGAGTGCCGGCGTGGGCAGCTGCCGCCGGAGCCTGCTGAGAGCTTTGGGAAGCCGGAGCAGCGCGTGCCTGGAGGTGTCCCTGCAGAGGGCCGTGGGGGGAGCTGGGTTGTTTATCCACCAACTCCCGTCCGTCATTGGTGGAGGGGCGCTTCCAGGGGCACCGGCAGCTGCTGCTACACTttgccaaagtcacacagctagttagggGCAGGCCCGTGACTGAACCCAGGCAGTGTCTGTCACCAGGTGATCTGTTCTGGACTTAAGGCAGGTGTGGTGAAGTGGGCCTCAGATGGGCCGGCAGGGGATCTTAACCTCTCTGTggtcgctctgtctctgtcacacttgCAAAATGAGGGGCTTGGCTGTTTGAGGATTCTTCCTCCTCTAGCATTCTACACAATGCACTAGAGGTGATGAGGAGTTCACCAACTTCCATGCAGCCTGATGTTTGTTAAAATTGTCTCCTTTGCCTGCctcgtggtggcgcagtggataaagtgtcgacct
Proteins encoded in this region:
- the LOC136334795 gene encoding interleukin-4 receptor subunit alpha-like isoform X1, producing the protein MGRLGSGLTLPVSCLILVWAAGSGSVEVLRQPTCFSDYISTSTCEWGMSGPTNCSAELRLTYQLKFWNSKNLTCVPENRESTVCLCDMLMDVGMVFGDTYQLDLWAGTQLLWNGSFTPSDHVKPPAPGNLTAVANISRTWQLTWSNPYPSDNILYSQLSYLVNMSNDGDPTEFSVHNVTYKEPILYIPASTLKPGTNYSARVKAWVPSYNSSWSEWSPSVKWFNYYKWPWEKHLPLAVSISCLVILVICLSCYFSVLKIKKGWWDQIPNPAHSALMAIVQETKVPPWQERPGGQEPAKSPHWKTCLTKLLPCLLEPGVEQEGTSSKAARKGPFQGPGKPAWCPVEVGRTVLQPESISVVKCVELLEARGESEEEEVEEGEGSFCPSPESSGGGFQESRADIAARMTESLFLDLLGGDNGGFWPQGPGESCLLPPADSVSAPMPWAELPSEEPAETSVQARGQPFYPEPAPPATLTQRQSAACRAVTETPAVITDNPSYRSLSSSLSRSSGPTEPDADPELAEPRGEGDPGTLSAPQPSEPETWEQVLRRSILQHGAAPAPAPAGGYREFVRAVQQGSAPGAGSSGFSPSEDAGYRAFSSLLASGDICPGPSGAEVSSGEGSYRPFQSLASGCPGVPGPLFTFGLDTEPPHSPQNSLLLGSSLECPGLEPVAKGEDSQKPLLSLEQATDPLRDDLGSGIVYSALTCHLCGHLKQCHGQEERGEVHVVASPCCGCCCGDRSEPPVSPRRAPDPLPGGVPLEASLPPASLAPFSVLKGGTSSLSFQPGPSSAQSSSQTPKMAAAMLSTGPMCTSAP
- the LOC136334795 gene encoding interleukin-4 receptor subunit alpha-like isoform X3, with translation MGRIAPVPSDLPMGRLGSGLTLPVSCLILVWAAGSGSVEVLRQPTCFSDYISTSTCEWGMSGPTNCSAELRLTYQLKFWNSKNLTCVPENRESTVCLCDMLMDVGMVFGDTYQLDLWAGTQLLWNGSFTPSDHVKPPAPGNLTAVANISRTWQLTWSNPYPSDNILYSQLSYLVNMSNDGDPTEFSVHNVTYKEPILYIPASTLKPGTNYSARVKAWVPSYNSSWSEWSPSVKWFNYYKWPWEKHLPLAVSISCLVILVICLSCYFSVLKIKKGWWDQIPNPAHSALMAIVQETKVPPWQERPGGQEPAKSPHWKTCLTKLLPCLLEPGVEQEGTSSKAARKGPFQGPGKPAWCPVEVGRTVLQPESISVVKCVELLEARGESEEEEVEEGEGSFCPSPESSGGGFQESRADIAARMTESLFLDLLGGDNGGFWPQGPGESCLLPPADSVSAPMPWAELPSEEPAETSVQARGQPFYPEPAPPATLTQRQSAACRAVTETPAVITDNPSYRSLSSSLSRSSGPTEPDADPELAEPRGEGDPGTLSAPQPSEPETWEQVLRRSILQHGAAPAPAPAGGYREFVRAVQQGSAPGAGSSGFSPSEDAGYRAFSSLLASGDICPGPSGAEVSSGEGSYRPFQSLASGCPGVPGPLFTFGLDTEPPHSPQNSLLLGSSLECPGLEPVAKGEDSQKPLLSLEQATDPLRDDLGSGIVYSALTCHLCGHLKQCHGQEERGEVHVVASPCCGCCCGDRSEPPVSPRRAPDPLPGGVPLEASLPPASLAPFSVLKGGTSSLSFQPGPSSAQSSSQTPKMAAAMLSTGPMCTSAP
- the LOC136334795 gene encoding interleukin-4 receptor subunit alpha-like isoform X2 yields the protein MGRIAPQVPSDLPMGRLGSGLTLPVSCLILVWAAGSGSVEVLRQPTCFSDYISTSTCEWGMSGPTNCSAELRLTYQLKFWNSKNLTCVPENRESTVCLCDMLMDVGMVFGDTYQLDLWAGTQLLWNGSFTPSDHVKPPAPGNLTAVANISRTWQLTWSNPYPSDNILYSQLSYLVNMSNDGDPTEFSVHNVTYKEPILYIPASTLKPGTNYSARVKAWVPSYNSSWSEWSPSVKWFNYYKWPWEKHLPLAVSISCLVILVICLSCYFSVLKIKKGWWDQIPNPAHSALMAIVQETKVPPWQERPGGQEPAKSPHWKTCLTKLLPCLLEPGVEQEGTSSKAARKGPFQGPGKPAWCPVEVGRTVLQPESISVVKCVELLEARGESEEEEVEEGEGSFCPSPESSGGGFQESRADIAARMTESLFLDLLGGDNGGFWPQGPGESCLLPPADSVSAPMPWAELPSEEPAETSVQARGQPFYPEPAPPATLTQRQSAACRAVTETPAVITDNPSYRSLSSSLSRSSGPTEPDADPELAEPRGEGDPGTLSAPQPSEPETWEQVLRRSILQHGAAPAPAPAGGYREFVRAVQQGSAPGAGSSGFSPSEDAGYRAFSSLLASGDICPGPSGAEVSSGEGSYRPFQSLASGCPGVPGPLFTFGLDTEPPHSPQNSLLLGSSLECPGLEPVAKGEDSQKPLLSLEQATDPLRDDLGSGIVYSALTCHLCGHLKQCHGQEERGEVHVVASPCCGCCCGDRSEPPVSPRRAPDPLPGGVPLEASLPPASLAPFSVLKGGTSSLSFQPGPSSAQSSSQTPKMAAAMLSTGPMCTSAP